From the Silurus meridionalis isolate SWU-2019-XX chromosome 5, ASM1480568v1, whole genome shotgun sequence genome, one window contains:
- the LOC124385847 gene encoding cat eye syndrome critical region protein 2 translates to MSQGCTPVEEIQSWWEVPAVAHFCSLFRTAFNLPDFEIEELEEALLKQDGDFLSELVCCLLQGCYQRKDITPQAFRSYLEDIINYRWELEEGKPNPLKQSSFEELPVRTQVEILHRLCDYRLDAADVFDLLKGLEADSLRVEPLGQDGHGALYWYFYGTRLYKEEPVKKSLQLGEISEIRAPEKKRRGRPPKKKLEDSPSIEIESPGGEENREEEPQPCKEQRKRGTWSLVCENEEQWTRLAESIKDKISPQDRHLFRIITQNFLPEIRSMIEHKEKEQLQKLMNPPARNSLFRLPDKHVVNKEEAVSEVDLKQREEDMERQALLAEHRREEELFQQEEREREELERAKAAEERSRRRKQREERVWLLSQGKDLPAELLHLEPHSPVRRTRRTNELYDIDDDYAALYKVLESLKAHKDAWPFLEPVDESYAPNYHEIIQTPMDLSTIERKLNEGEYVAKDEFIADVKLMFKNCLEYNGEESEYTIMAESLERCFSRALLKHFPSEEGDTDEEFHLSKEDRDRERKDKKKSKGGRQSGPESLIRATEQVQKRKTSGGIKGVNHPQENGSKSAPGPPGFQFTNLPGYPPNLNPGQPRSGNDPAHGMYHPSQQHQLQRHPGPPGPGMYGQGMMMDPRYQYPGQRSFMGRGPGEHGPQHMAHYPMQGPPTNGPHFGPRYPMGPDSRHLQPQHQQHSYIGPTHGPSLGPRPVALQSGGLCTTPSEGDMFRPHHNPDGQPMHPMGNSYPRPLHNSFAPYGPPPAPYSSWPGSTQQQPRQPMMQEQAMGGGQHGPYTHGMMRPPHSAGFPPSNGQYRMPAAVSSQGPMAQRPQMTPQEPRLHVGSMMDSPEMIALQQLSASSSCLNVGYPPPPARNASVAASPENQNSVGDNQSDDGVSKGLAVDLANKPQSEESNCSSHPGPAKVPKPPNCTQPSSSASLWGGSPHKTSVEIAQTLLSTPKKDGPQLKGESNTKENLLPPQNSPVSQNQPQSETQSHGSSMHPTNNGTVNITQKTSDISEQMSSTISPGFSQNGLQDIPQRMLQSHAQLVPPGGSLHTSSNAPHQQIPQNGSARGEQPGPLHGMPQSVLQGSKPGAQHPATFTSLPPSHPVSQPLAQPSPGERADQRPSEPTRDPEGSSGGPSIKNNNASRHNKQTEEQTQLNRPEQSTAHSQTPPNHPHGPESNSVAQYGMSNLHYSKYIGRPVPPSGRPPYPNQATQSQSMSPHNPVHCSSYQQGAVYQYHMGPQHPQVHPNMHASYQQQQQYYPQHQQNTRPGFSAREWPRPQFQTHPSMMPNAYLPPAGPGISSRQKDNTMSPLGLDGSIVSPNLVPDVSQGTENREGATPAKQARTEENSDLPESPKEILDLDSHNAAAHRRTSAQPQHNYPYDPRAMHPSVQQGGAPPIHSVQGGPYSRPQNPSGHFGPHSLHPHLMEALQRPQHLPYTQGQTMYRHPHAAGHFQDMMFPQRSMVPDRMFHPRQHLMGAPVPPGPSSKQGV, encoded by the exons GAACTGGAAGAAGCACTGCTGAAACAGGACGGCGACTTCCTCTCCGAGCTCGTCTGCTGTCTCCTGCAGGGATGCTACCAACGAAAAGACATCAC GCCTCAGGCTTTTCGCAGCTACCTGGAGGACATAATCAACTACCGCTGGGAGCTGGAGGAGGGTAAACCAAACCCTCTGAAACAGAGCTCGTTTGAGGAGCTCCCAGTGCGTACACAGGTGGAGATCCTGCACAGACTGTGTGACTACCGCTTGGATGCCGCCGACGTCTTCGACCTCCTTAAG GGGCTGGAGGCAGACAGCTTGCGTGTCGAGCCTCTCGGTCAGGATGGACATGGTGCCCTTTACTGGTACTTCTATGGCACTCGCCTGTACAAAGAGGAACCTGTCAAGAAGTCCCTTCAGCTCGG TGAAATCTCTGAAATAAGAGCGCCTgagaagaaaaggaggggaagaCCACCGAAGAAGAAGCTTGAGGATTCGCCATCcat TGAGATTGAATCTCCAGGAGGCGAAGAGAACAGAGAGGAGGAGCCACAGCCGTGCAAAG AACAACGTAAGCGTGGAACCTGGTCTCTGGTGTGTGAAAACGAAGAGCAGTGGACCAGGCTGGCCGAAAGCATTAAGGACAAAATCTCTCCTCAGGACCGGCACCTGTTTCGCATTATTACCCAGAACTTCCTGCCTGAGATCAGAAGCATGATTGAGCACAAG GAGAAAGAACAGCTACAGAAACTGATGAATCCTCCTGCACGGAATTCTCTTTTCAGACTTCCAGACAAGCATGTCGTGAATAAGGAGGAG GCTGTTTCTGAGGTGGACCTGAAACAGAGAGAGGAGGACATGGAAAGGCAGGCTTTACTCGCCGAACATCGGCGAGAAGAAGAGCTATTCCAGCAAGAAGAACGAGAGCGAGAGGAGCTGGAGCGGGCCAAAGCAGCCGAAG AACGATCTCGGCGAAGAAAGCAGCGCGAGGAGAGGGTGTGGCTGCTCTCTCAGGGGAAGGACCTGCCGGCTGAGCTGCTCCACCTGGAACCACACTCGCCCGTCCGCCGCACACGCCGTACCAACGAGCT ctaCGATATCGATGACGACTACGCCGCCCTCTATAAAG TGCTGGAGTCTCTGAAGGCTCACAAAGACGCTTGGCCCTTCCTGGAGCCTGTGGACGAATCGTACGCCCCTAACTATCACGAGATCATCCAG ACTCCCATGGATCTGTCCACCATCGAGCGAAAGTTGAATGAAGGAGAGTACGTTGCGAAGGATGAGTTCATTGCTGACGTGAAGCTCATGTTCAAGAACTGCCTCGAGTACAACGGAGAGGAGAGCG AGTACACAATAATGGCGGAGTCCCTGGAGCGCTGTTTCAGCCGAGCCCTTCTGAAACACTTCCCCTCCGAGGAAGGCGACACCGACGAGGAGTTCCATTTAAGCAAGGAGGACCGTGACCGTGAGCGCAAGGACAAGAAGAAGAGCAAGGGCGGTCGCCAGTCGGGGCCCGAGAGCCTGATCCGGGCCACGGAACAAGTGCAGAAACGTAAAACATCCGGCGGGATTAAAGGAGTCAACCATCCCCAGGAGAATGGCTCCAAATCCGCCCCCGGACCCCCTGGTTTCCAGTTTACCAATCTACCCGGGTACCCTCCCAACCTAAACCCGGGACAGCCTCGCTCTGGGAACGATCCAGCGCACGGCATGTACCATCCTTCACAGCAG CACCAGCTCCAGCGGCACCCAGGACCTCCAGGTCCAGGGATGTATGGCCAGGGTATGATGATGGACCCCCGATATCAATACCCAGGACAGAGATCTTTCATGGGTAGGGGTCCCGGAGAGCACGGCCCCCAACACATGGCTCATTATCCTATGCAG GGTCCACCTACCAACGGTCCACACTTTGGTCCAAGATACCCAATGGGGCCAGATTCTCGCCACCTTCAGCCTCAACACCAACAGCATTCCTACATCGGCCCCACTCATGGCCCATCACTGGGCCCAAGACCAGTCGCTCTTCAGTCTGGAGGATTGTGTACCACTCCATCCGAGGGTGACATGTTTCGACCTCACCATAACCCAGATGGGCAGCCTATGCACCCGATGGGAAATAGCTACCCTCGACCCTTACACAACTCCTTCGCACCTTATGGTCCTCCACCTGCTCCATACAGTTCTTGGCCAGGCTCAACCCAGCAGCAGCCTAGACAACCAATGATGCAGGAGCAGGCTATGGGTGGTGGACAGCATGGTCCATACACTCATGGTATGATGCGTCCCCCACACAGTGCCGGATTTCCCCCTTCCAATGGTCAATACAGGATGCCAGCAGCAGTTAGCTCCCAGGGACCCATGGCCCAGAGACCTCAGATGACCCCTCAAGAGCCCAGGCTACATGTGGGATCAATGATGGACAGCCCGGAGATGATTGCCCTGCAGCAGCTGTCCGCATCATCGTCCTGTCTTAACGTCGGTTACCCACCACCTCCAGCTAGGAATGCTAGTGTTGCAGCATCTCCTGAAAACCAGAACTCTGTTGGAGATAACCAAAGTGATGACGGTGTGTCCAAAG GTTTGGCGGTAGACCTGGCAAATAAACCACAGAGCGAGGAGTCCAATTGCTCATCTCATCCTGGTCCAGCTAAAGTCCCCAAACCCCCCAATTGTACCCAACCGAGCTCTAGTGCATCACTGTGGGGTGGCTCACCACACAAGACATCAGTAGAGATTGCACAAACCTTGCTATCCACACCAAAAAAAGACGGGCCACAACTGAAAGGAGAGAGCAACACAAAGGAAAATCTACTCCCACCCCAAAACAGTCCTGTTTCTCAAAATCAACCACAGTCTGAAACTCAAAGTCATGGTTCCTCTATGCACCCTACTAATAACGGTACTGTGAATATCACTCAGAAAACCTCGGATATCTCTGAACAAATGTCTTCCACTATTTCTCCAGGGTTCTCTCAAAATGGTTTACAGGATATTCCCCAAAGAATGTTGCAGAGCCACGCTCAGCTGGTCCCTCCAGGGGGATCACTACACACGTCTTCCAATGCTCCACACCAGCAGATACCCCAAAACGGATCTGCTCGAGGTGAGCAGCCAGGGCCTCTCCATGGCATGCCTCAGTCTGTTCTTCAGGGCTCAAAACCTGGTGCTCAACACCCTGCCACTTTTACTTCACTGCCCCCTAGCCACCCTGTTTCCCAACCACTTGCTCAGCCCTCGCCTGGGGAGCGTGCTGACCAGAGACCTAGTGAGCCTACTCGGGACCCCGAGGGGAGCTCTGGTGGTCCcagtataaaaaataacaatgctAGCAGacataacaaacaaacagaggaaCAAACCCAGCTAAACAGGCCAGAACAGTCCACAGCCCATAGTCAGACACCACCAAACCACCCTCACGGTCCTGAAAGCAACTCTGTGGCTCAGTATGGCATGTCCAATCTGCATTACAGCAAATACATAGGCAGACCAGTGCCCCCTTCTGGCCGTCCACCGTACCCAAACCAAGCAACACAGTCTCAGTCTATGAGCCCTCACAATCCTGTTCATTGCTCTTCATATCAGCAAGGTGCAGTGTATCAGTATCACATGGGCCCACAGCACCCTCAGGTGCATCCCAACATGCACGCTTCGTACCAGCAGCAACAGCAGTACTATCCTCAGCACCAGCAAAACACCAGACCTGGTTTCTCTGCAAGAGAATGGCCTAGACCCCAGTTTCAGACTCATCCCTCCATGATGCCCAATGCTTACTTACCTCCTGCAGGTCCTGGCATCAGTAGTCGGCAGAAGGACAACACCATGTCTCCTCTCGGTTTGGATGGTTCCATTGTATCGCCAAATCTTGTCCCCGATGTATCCCAAGGCACTGAGAATCGGGAAGGCGCCACGCCGGCAAAACAGGccaggacagaggagaactCGGATCTGCCCGAAAGCCCGAAAGAGATACTGGATTTAGACAGCCACAATGCGGCAGCTCACAGACGCACCTCGGCTCAGCCTCAGCACAACTACCCCTATGATCCTCGGGCCATGCATCCCAGCGTGCAGCAGGGCGGAGCTCCCCCAATTCATAGCGTACAAGGTGGACCATATTCAAGGCCTCAAAACCCAAGCGGGCATTTTGGTCCTCACAGTCTTCACCCGCACTTGATGGAGGCACTGCAGAGGCCCCAGCACCTGCCCTACACGCAAGGGCAGACTATGTACAGGCACCCGCATGCCGCAGGCCACTTCCAAGACATGATGTTTCCTCAGAGAAGCATGGTACCCGATCGAATGTTTCATCCACG GCAACACCTGATGGGTGCGCCAGTTCCCCCTGGTCCTAGCAGTAAGCAGGGAGTGTGA
- the ada2a gene encoding adenosine deaminase 2-A: MHVPCRTTLLVLTCLLWSLSFTPRCSSKPDPHQRQALIEMEARRATGGGVVLNEKEKLVDKKLQQMKLQEMEAPDFPPAMHFFKAKPLIDASPVFSFLRKMPKGAALHVHDFAMVGVEWLVKNVTYRENCYVCFNDENSVRFVFSSVQPKALPHCSTWTLLKTLREKLNSTELDNSFIRNLTLVTEDPDSEYPNQDVVWKRFEQAFLVAYGLVTYAPVFKEYLYKGLAQFYEDNIMYVEIRALLPPTYELDGRTNTREWSLNACSEVIKCFKAHHPGFFGARIIFTVHRGLNSTQAVQIIDEAMRLHKKFPEVMAGFDFVGREDKGNPLWYFREALGLPEKRSVDLPYFFHAGETNFLGTAVDQNMMDALLFNSSRIGHGYALAHHPVVKELARKMDVAVEVCPISNQVLKLVSDLRNHPAAGLMAEGFPIVISSDDPALFGASGLSHDFYQAFMGFGGMKSNLSTLKELVFNSLKFSSLSPTEKKNGIANLLVDWDKFISETLL; encoded by the exons ATGCATGTGCCGTGTAGGACGACTTTGCTGGTTTTGACGTGCTTGCTGTGGTCGCTGAGCTTCACGCCACGGTGCAGCTCGAAACCCGACCCACACCAACGCCAGGCTCTGATAGAGATGGAGGCGAGGCGAGCGACCGGCGGAGGTGTGGTGCTGAACGAGAAAGAAAAGTTGGTGGATAAAAAGCTGCAGCAGATGAAACTGCAGGAAATGGAAGCGCCGGACTTCCCACCTGCCATGCACTTCTTTAAAGCCAAACCACTGATCGATGCCAGTCCAGTCTTCAGCTTCCTACGGAAGATGCCCAAGG GTGCAGCTCTACATGTGCATGACTTTGCCATGGTGGGAGTGGAGTGGCTGGTGAAGAACGTGACCTACAGGGAGAACTGTTACGTGTGCTTCAACGACGAGAACTCTGTTCGCTTTGTCTTCTCGTCTGTGCAGCCCAAAGCGCTGCCTCACTGCTCCACATGGACATTACTCAAAACCTTGAGGGAGAAACTCAACTCCACCGAGCTGGATAacag CTTCATTCGAAACCTCACGCTGGTTACTGAGGACCCAGACAGCGAGTACCCCAACCAGGACGTCGTCTGGAAGAGGTTCGAACAAGCCTTCTTGGTGGCCTACGGGCTCGTCACGTACGCTCCGGTCTTCAAGGAATACCTTTACAAAGGTCTCGCACAGTTCTACGAGGACAACATCATGTACGTGGAGATCCGAGCTCTTCTGCCGCCG ACGTACGAGCTGGACGGCAGAACGAACACTAGGGAATGGAGCTTGAATGCTTGTTCGGAGGTGATCAAATGCTTCAAGGCACACCATCCAGGCTTCTTTGGAGCTCGAATCATTTTCACCGTCCACAG aggctTAAATTCGACCCAAGCTGTACAGATAATCGACGAGGCCATGAGGCTGCACAAGAAGTTTCCAGAAGTCATGGCAGGCTTTGACTTT gtgGGTCGTGAAGACAAAGGAAATCCTCTGTGGTACTTCAGAGAGGCTTTGGGGCTGCCAGAGAAGCGCAGCGTCGATCTGCCCTACTTCTTCCATGCAGGAGAGACAA ATTTCCTGGGCACAGCAGTGGACCAGAACATGATGGACGCCCTGCTCTTCAACTCGTCTCGGATCGGACACGGCTACGCGTTGGCACATCACCCCGTAGTCAAAGAGCTCGCCAGGAAGATGGATGTAGCAGTGGAGGTTTGCCCCATCTCTAATCAG GTCCTGAAGCTGGTCTCAGATCTGCGAAACCATCCTGCAGCTGGACTGATGGCAGAGGGTTTTCCCATTGTGATCAGCTCTGATGACCCAGCGCTGTTTGGAGCCAGCGGTCTCTCACACGACTTTTACCAGGCGTTCATGGGCTTCGGTGGAATGAAATCGAATTTGTCGACACTAAAAGAGCTCGTGTTCAACTCTCTGAA gTTCAGCTCTTTGTCTCCCACCGAGAAGAAAAACGGCATCGCAAATTTATTAGTGGACTGGGACAAGTTCATCTCCGAGACTTTGCTCTAG